The following is a genomic window from Novipirellula aureliae.
TGTTCGAATTCGCCGTCCTTTGAGTTTTTCACATCTTATCATGTTTTCACTCAAGACGCCGTCGCTAGGTCGCTCTGCTCGCTGAGCGGAAAGTGTCGATCATTCGTGTCCCATTCGTGTACCCGCGTGCCCAACGACCCACACTTCGTATAGGATCAATTGCCTTAGCAAGTGTTTCCATCTTCGTTGTGACAAAGCACTCGCTTAACGTGATCCTCCTGAACGAAAACGATTTTACGACCAACCAACACATGACAAAAACCCCGCCCACAAATCCCAGGTTCCTATCGCGTTGGGCCATTGATATCTCGGCGAATGAGCGAGCGTCGGTGGCGTGGGCGTTCGCATGGTTCTTCTGTATTCTCTTGAGCTACTTTATGCTTCGTCCGATTCGCGATGCGATGGGAATTGAAGGTGGCACGAAGCAACTTCCGCATCTATTCTTGATGACGTTCTTGGCGATGTTAGTCGCTGTACCAATCTATTCGGCATTGGTTAGTCGTTTGCCGCGCCGGTGGCTTGTGCGCACCGTCTATCACTTCTTTGCCATCTGTCTGCTGATGTTTTGGGGGATGATGCAATTTGAATCCGATTGGCTGATCATTTGGACGGCTCGAGTCGTCTTTATTTGGATCAACGTTTTTGCGTTGTTCGCCACCAGTGTCTTTTGGAGTGTCCTAGCCGATCTGTTCGCGAGCCAACAAGGCAAACGCTTGTTCGGATTGATTGCCGCTGGAGGGACCAGTGGAGCGATTACCGGATCGCTACTGACAACGTTTGCAGCGCCCTATCTAGAGACCCGTTCGCTTCTACTCGTTTCTGCTGTTCTAATAGAGATTGGACTCGCCTGCGCGTGGAGATTGGAAAAAAATGCGCCAAGGTTAGCCGCTGCGAACCCGATTCAATGGGAAGATCCGTTGCCCGGTAAACCGAGTGGAACAAGAGGTGGCATACTGAGCGGCATTGCGGAAGTCGGTAAATCATCCTACCTAGCCATGATCTGCTTGTTCTTGCTTTTCGTTCAGCTATTGGGAACGCAACTCTATTTCCAACAAGCTCACATCGTGGAAGGCTCGATCGATTCGACCGCAGATCGAATCCAGCTATTTGCCTCACTCGATTTAGGATCGCAACTCTTCACGTTGGTAATGCAGACCGTGGTAGCGGGCATCGTCCTACGCAAACTTGGGACCCAGTTTGCCTTGGTTTTGCTACCGATTGTCTACATCGTCGGATTCCTACTGCTTGCACGCGATCCATCACTGGGCGTTTTGGTGGTGCTCGTGGTCGTCTCGCGAGGTTGTGGTTATGGAATTACCGTGCCAGCGCGTGAGGTCCTGTTTACGGTCGTTAGCAAGGAACAGAAATACAAATCAAAGAACTTTATCGACACGGTCGTCCTGCGCGGTGGCGATGCGATTGCAGGCCAAGTTTTCCGCGGTCTGCAAGGGATAGGCGTAAGCTTGTCGGCTCTCAACTACTATGCAAT
Proteins encoded in this region:
- a CDS encoding NTP/NDP exchange transporter, coding for MTKTPPTNPRFLSRWAIDISANERASVAWAFAWFFCILLSYFMLRPIRDAMGIEGGTKQLPHLFLMTFLAMLVAVPIYSALVSRLPRRWLVRTVYHFFAICLLMFWGMMQFESDWLIIWTARVVFIWINVFALFATSVFWSVLADLFASQQGKRLFGLIAAGGTSGAITGSLLTTFAAPYLETRSLLLVSAVLIEIGLACAWRLEKNAPRLAAANPIQWEDPLPGKPSGTRGGILSGIAEVGKSSYLAMICLFLLFVQLLGTQLYFQQAHIVEGSIDSTADRIQLFASLDLGSQLFTLVMQTVVAGIVLRKLGTQFALVLLPIVYIVGFLLLARDPSLGVLVVLVVVSRGCGYGITVPAREVLFTVVSKEQKYKSKNFIDTVVLRGGDAIAGQVFRGLQGIGVSLSALNYYAIPVAAIWGLVAWRLGKRQEKLARRRRTSS